In Rosa rugosa chromosome 4, drRosRugo1.1, whole genome shotgun sequence, the genomic stretch TAATGGAAGgcattctctcaaaaaaaaaaaagtaaaggaaGGCATTAGACAAGCATGTATTGTACGTGCAAAAGTAATCACTCTGTTAATTTAGTGGTGATTATAAATCACATTACTTAGGGAAGTACTAGCAGTTCTCAACTTCAAAGTCGTTTATTCAATAAAAATTTTGCATGGAAATGCTTTTGTGTGAAATGCTTCTGCAAGACTAGAACCCTACAATAAATTGAGTACATTTTTGAAACCTATAAAATTCTCAGATCTGATGTTTGAATATAAATGACATGTCCTCCAGCGCTCTGGAGGAtttgaagaaacagaaaaaagaaagctGTACATGGTTAGATATCTAAAAGCTCTCGAGGCACTTCGCCTAGTAGTACTACACATCTGAATATAGCTGTTACTAAAAGTTCTTAAAACAGTAATCCGGACAAGGGATAAAGTTATACAGTTTTCTCAGAATACAGCAAGCAAGTCGATACAAGATTGTTACCTTCTAATTACTAAATAACTAATACAACCTCCATGCTTCAAATTCAATCTCATTCATCGATCTTCCAGAGTGGGCTGTTGTTTCTACTGAATGGAACTGAAATGAAGGTAATACATACAAGAAAGATTTTGACATACTCCAAAGTGGAAATGTATAGGTTCTATCACCAGTCTCATAGGAAATAAGATAACTGCTCCTTCTTTCTCGACCCCCCTTCCCCATATAGGTCATTCCACTGCTTCAATTCATTCATACTAGCTCCCTCAGCTGCAAAGCTAGCTGCAACCTGCATTCCGAATATATAACAGGAATTAGCGATGATACTGAATCAGCCAAGTGGATACAAGAAtgccaagagagagagagagaactgaaCATATGTCTGGTGGGATGAGCACTGGGGAGGGAGGAAGTGTCCGGTTCCACATTGAAGAGAAAACTCTTGCGAGTACTATTAAGCTCAAAATACTGGCACATATGAAGTAAGAGAGTAAACGTACTTGATTCTTTGCCTGCCGGAAGTCTTCCATATTAAGGGGTCTGAGGGTGATCACTCTTGCCTCTTTCTGTTCTTCTTTTGTATCCGAGACGGCTTCTGGATTTCGTTCTTCAGAAGCATCTTGTTGATTTTGTCTTTCTGCagctctcttctttttctcctacAGTCAAGAACAAACATTGATGATTGAATAAAAGTTGCCGTCCTCGATCCAAACATTTGTGATCCAAACTTCCTTAGAAATAGATCATCTTACCAAATCCTTTTGTCTCTCTGCCTGTATTAACTCCCTAACAGGCCGATAGGCAGCTGTGGTGCACAAATTCTGTTCAAAAATGATGTCACAGTCAATTCTAATTCAGACCCAATTAAGTATGCATTGGACCACCAGACAACCAAATATGTAATCTAATTCTCTGACCTTAAGATCACTTCCACTATATCCTTCAGTCATAGTTGCAAGCTCCTTGAAATCTAGCTGGTCATCCACCTTCTCTTTTGACAGCAGAGTCCTCATGATCATTTCTCTGTTCTCTGCAGTTGGTAGCCCAACCAATATTCTGTTTTCCACACAGCTTTGTCATTAGCAaaattatttcagaaattaTTATGTTACCAATTTTTTAAAATATCAATATGTATCAAAAGTCCCACCAACATTTACTACAGAATTGCTACTACACTGATACTATCAATCAACAGAATATATCATATATGATTTGTACCTCCGTTCAAAACGCCTAATAATTGCTTCATCAAGGTCAAATGGCCTGTTGGTTGCAGCAAGGACAAGGATCCGCTCCCCTTGTTTAGTCATGAGACCATCCCAATGAGTCATAAATTCATTCTTTATCTTTCGCATGGCTTCATGCTCTCCGACTCGGGTTCTCTGCCCAAGCATGCTGTCAACTTCATCCACAAAGATGATAGTTGGAGAGACTTTGGATGCTAGTGTGAACAAAGCTCGGACATTTTTCTCATCTTCACCAAACCATTTGGAAGTAATGGTAGACATGGATACATTGATGAAGCTAGCTCCAGCCTCCCTAGCAATGGCCTTTGCCAGCATAGTCTTCCCACTACCAGGTGGACCAAATAGCAATATACCTCTACAAGGCTTTAAAAGGCCTCCATTGAAAAGATCTGGTCTCCGCAGTGGGAGCATTACTAATTCTTGAAGGGATTCTTTAATCTCCTCCAGGGCACCGATATCAGAAAATGTTACACCAATCTCATCGGCTGGTATAACCTCTGGTCTTATTCGCTTCTCAAATTCATTATCGGGAACTTCCTGTTAAGAATGTTCATgacaccaaaacatatataaccTTTCTCAGTATGCTGAATGAGAAAGGAGTGTTTTATCAAATAACTTTAGGCACAATAGTGAAAAGTTAAAGGAAGAATGGTTACTTACAGGAGCTTTAAAAGCTGGGACTGGATTGTCAGCATCTGTTTTTGGTGCAGAAGATTCTGTTTTTGTGGTTAAAGGTTCTGGTTTTACCAATGAAGCTACCGTCTCTGCTCCACTTTTTTTCTCAGGAGCAGTGCTTTCCACTTTTGTTTCCGGATTCGCACCAGCAGCCCCTTCCTTTCCAGATTCCTACAATTAACAGAAAAGAATAAGGAGTGATTAAACCAGTACTGTTTTCCTCGAGTTATAGAGGTATACAAACACAACTACATTATACCTTGGAAAATTCGGCCTGTACTTCCAGCTTCATTGTAGCTTTGCCACCGAACTTTCCCTCTTGGAATATACTTAATCCATGAGACAAACTGGTTTACAAAAAAGTCAAGTAAGAACACAGAAGGCACATAAATTGTGATACTATTATTGGAAAGAAAATAACCTCACCTCTTGGATGAAATCACAAGTTTTCCATTTCTATATTCAGGATCTCTGTTATTCATTAAATGATAAGAAACAGCTGATACCACAATCTCTTCTATATAGTGACTGAGATCCATTGTGTCGGCAATGCAAATTGAACCTAGATCATCACAGTCGAGATCATTAGCTGAAAGGACTTCCATAATGTGGTTTTTGTTATCCTGAACCTGAATCATCTTCATATCTTCCTCTAGTTGAGTCTTCCAGCTAACAAGATGTGACTCATTTTCAGGAGGTCTGATCTCGATGTTGTAAGGGAAAAGTGCGGTAAGCCTGTCATCAACATCTCTGTAGTCATTATCCAAATCCACAATTCGGGAACCAAGGATCAGCACAGCTCCGGATAATTTGTCCAACATTTTCTGGAACAAGTTATATATCCTTTGAGATCTAGATAAGATGTTGTCGATGTCCCTCAGATACAGCACAATGGGAGTGGTTTTTGAAACATAAACCAAGACCTAAAAGTATAACGTTCAGCAATCAATATCATGATGGAGAAACATTTTAGAGACTTATGGGGAAATATATGGCACGTTGTTGACTGCTAAAAATCGCAATAAAGGACCAAAAAGCACCACCAATTACCTTGTACAGGGACTGTATGAAAAGTCTTTCATCAAAAGACCAGCTGCTTGTGCGCTTAAGAGAAGCTAAAAATGCAGAAGGGTTCATCAGAATCGCACAGAAGAACAAATGAAACTTCAAACTGCATGTCTTTTCATCATGAAAAAGTGCATCAGATGGCATGATTTTAATTAATGCATACAACAAATTGAAATTCAGACTTGTACATCTAAAAATGTAACTGCCTTGTTTTAGATGGCCTGTCCTATGAAGTATATTTCGGATCAGTAGTATTAACTTCCTGTTCTGTCTCTCAATTCTTTAACTTGCAACTTACTCCTACAGTCCTACTGATTATTTTTTAATACATGTGAGAGGAAAGAACCTGGATTTGAAGGAGTACCCTGAGAAGCAAGGTTACTGATATTAGCTGCAGCAGAAGCATTTCTACGAAGCTTTGGAGCATTTTTAGAACCTTCTAGTCCCCTGCAGATACAGGATTAAGTCATAGTCAGAAAACTTATCTAAACTAAGttaaaaactaacatatttCCCTGTTAACCAATCAAAAATTTCCCCTCCAAATACCTGGATCCTAAATCCACACCGCTGCTTTGCCTTCGTAATGTGCCTACAAGCAGATATCATGGTGAGTGTTTTACCCAGGTAAAGAATCATAGAATAGTATGCAAAGCGAAAATGGTGTAAACATCATAGAATAAAACCTTTGGGTTCCTCCTTTTGaggaaaaattgaaaatgatccAAATAGACCAGAGAGCCGATCTAGTGTCATCTCCGAAGTGGACCTTTTAAAAGCCTACAAAACATGATTTGATATAAAAGTCCGTAAACTTCAGCAAGTTAAACGTGTGACCCAATGCAAACTTGGAAACACAAGTAAAACTTTACACAACCACAGGAGGTAGAAAATATTACTGAAACACCTTTATATCATTCTAATTAATTTCACAATTTTTACACAAGAATATACTTCAAATGATCTGAGGAAAGCTTACAGATGCTTTATTGCCAGTACCATATTTGCTCTGAATCTGTACAAAACAACATTATAAACATTAGTAGGACAGGAAACAGAACACATATATAAAAATCTGTATATACTATATAAGGCTTCTTATACTCACCTTTAATGAAAAATCTGTTACATCTAAGAGCAGCAACTTGGCTTGGAAGTAATGGGCTAAAGCCTTGGCAAGCAGTTGTTGGTAGAGTTCTTCAAGATTTACCCACGAAAGAAGAAACAATGATAAGAATTAACAACCATGAGAATGTTACAGGGATTATAGTGTTATGGATTACAAACCAGCAGGCCCCGAGAGCAAAATAGCCCGACTCGCCGGAGAAAGATTCCGGGTGTACTTAGAAACCTCAGCCCTCTTCAGATGGACATAGGCCGCACTCGTTAACAACACTCGAGTCTGTTCACTGTAAATCAATTcattcataaaaaaataaaagttacaaCAAGAAATAAGAAGAATTAACAACACAGATCAAACCAAATAGGAAATTGATACTTACTTGAGGTAATAAGGGAATTGGTCGAAGGTGACCTTGCTGTCTCTGCCATCAACGATCTGTCGTAGCATCTCCTGCTCCACCCTATC encodes the following:
- the LOC133707382 gene encoding uncharacterized protein LOC133707382 isoform X2, yielding MEQKGILLSALGVGMGVGVGLGLASGQTMSKWAGNEGLSNGITPDRVEQEMLRQIVDGRDSKVTFDQFPYYLNEQTRVLLTSAAYVHLKRAEVSKYTRNLSPASRAILLSGPAELYQQLLAKALAHYFQAKLLLLDVTDFSLKIQSKYGTGNKASAFKRSTSEMTLDRLSGLFGSFSIFPQKEEPKGTLRRQSSGVDLGSRGLEGSKNAPKLRRNASAAANISNLASQASLKRTSSWSFDERLFIQSLYKVLVYVSKTTPIVLYLRDIDNILSRSQRIYNLFQKMLDKLSGAVLILGSRIVDLDNDYRDVDDRLTALFPYNIEIRPPENESHLVSWKTQLEEDMKMIQVQDNKNHIMEVLSANDLDCDDLGSICIADTMDLSHYIEEIVVSAVSYHLMNNRDPEYRNGKLVISSKSLSHGLSIFQEGKFGGKATMKLEVQAEFSKESGKEGAAGANPETKVESTAPEKKSGAETVASLVKPEPLTTKTESSAPKTDADNPVPAFKAPEVPDNEFEKRIRPEVIPADEIGVTFSDIGALEEIKESLQELVMLPLRRPDLFNGGLLKPCRGILLFGPPGSGKTMLAKAIAREAGASFINVSMSTITSKWFGEDEKNVRALFTLASKVSPTIIFVDEVDSMLGQRTRVGEHEAMRKIKNEFMTHWDGLMTKQGERILVLAATNRPFDLDEAIIRRFERRILVGLPTAENREMIMRTLLSKEKVDDQLDFKELATMTEGYSGSDLKNLCTTAAYRPVRELIQAERQKDLEKKKRAAERQNQQDASEERNPEAVSDTKEEQKEARVITLRPLNMEDFRQAKNQVAASFAAEGASMNELKQWNDLYGEGGSRKKEQLSYFL
- the LOC133707382 gene encoding uncharacterized protein LOC133707382 isoform X1, which gives rise to MEQKGILLSALGVGMGVGVGLGLASGQTMSKWAGNEGLSNGITPDRVEQEMLRQIVDGRDSKVTFDQFPYYLNEQTRVLLTSAAYVHLKRAEVSKYTRNLSPASRAILLSGPAELYQQLLAKALAHYFQAKLLLLDVTDFSLKIQSKYGTGNKASAFKRSTSEMTLDRLSGLFGSFSIFPQKEEPKGTLRRQSSGVDLGSRGLEGSKNAPKLRRNASAAANISNLASQGTPSNPASLKRTSSWSFDERLFIQSLYKVLVYVSKTTPIVLYLRDIDNILSRSQRIYNLFQKMLDKLSGAVLILGSRIVDLDNDYRDVDDRLTALFPYNIEIRPPENESHLVSWKTQLEEDMKMIQVQDNKNHIMEVLSANDLDCDDLGSICIADTMDLSHYIEEIVVSAVSYHLMNNRDPEYRNGKLVISSKSLSHGLSIFQEGKFGGKATMKLEVQAEFSKESGKEGAAGANPETKVESTAPEKKSGAETVASLVKPEPLTTKTESSAPKTDADNPVPAFKAPEVPDNEFEKRIRPEVIPADEIGVTFSDIGALEEIKESLQELVMLPLRRPDLFNGGLLKPCRGILLFGPPGSGKTMLAKAIAREAGASFINVSMSTITSKWFGEDEKNVRALFTLASKVSPTIIFVDEVDSMLGQRTRVGEHEAMRKIKNEFMTHWDGLMTKQGERILVLAATNRPFDLDEAIIRRFERRILVGLPTAENREMIMRTLLSKEKVDDQLDFKELATMTEGYSGSDLKNLCTTAAYRPVRELIQAERQKDLEKKKRAAERQNQQDASEERNPEAVSDTKEEQKEARVITLRPLNMEDFRQAKNQVAASFAAEGASMNELKQWNDLYGEGGSRKKEQLSYFL